The proteins below are encoded in one region of Acidimicrobiales bacterium:
- a CDS encoding ArsA-related P-loop ATPase: MAEPARTIEQLLAAKEIVISCGSGGVGKTSTAAAMAAMAAVHLGGKVLVLTVDPARRLANALGMERFGNTETTVPAAAFEQAGVEPRGELWAAMLDTKRSWDDLVNRHAPDVATRDAILANPLYKNITGKFVQSHDYIAMERLYELHSAGTYDLIVVDTPPTRNAIDFLEAPSRMADFFSSRLLRWLTAPARSRVVSMASKPFYSVADRVLGSQFLADIAEFFLLFQTMYEGFVERATAVSRTLEDRRTTFVVVSTLEAAPVREAEFFMGALADRHFHLGALVLNKVLPPYLLDRDATVVAQRLSAEPASLAGAVAGAGEPAQVERVLKEVGESFLNFQVVATREAEQRAELAAAPEVVASVPYFEEDIYDLHGLLRMGERLWR, encoded by the coding sequence ATGGCCGAGCCGGCGAGGACGATCGAGCAGCTGCTGGCGGCCAAGGAGATCGTCATCAGCTGCGGGTCGGGCGGCGTGGGCAAGACGAGCACGGCGGCGGCGATGGCGGCGATGGCCGCCGTCCACCTCGGCGGCAAGGTCCTGGTGCTGACCGTCGACCCGGCCCGCCGCCTGGCCAACGCGCTCGGCATGGAGCGGTTCGGCAACACGGAGACGACCGTGCCGGCCGCCGCCTTCGAGCAGGCCGGCGTGGAGCCGCGGGGCGAGCTGTGGGCGGCCATGCTCGACACCAAGCGCTCGTGGGACGACCTGGTGAACCGGCACGCGCCGGACGTGGCCACCCGGGACGCCATCCTCGCCAACCCGCTCTACAAGAACATCACCGGCAAGTTCGTCCAGAGCCACGACTACATCGCCATGGAGCGGCTCTACGAGCTGCACTCGGCCGGCACCTACGACCTGATCGTGGTGGACACCCCGCCGACCCGCAACGCCATCGACTTCCTCGAGGCGCCGTCGCGGATGGCCGACTTCTTCAGCAGCCGGCTGCTGCGGTGGCTGACGGCGCCGGCCCGCTCGCGCGTCGTCAGCATGGCGTCGAAGCCCTTCTACAGCGTGGCCGACCGCGTCCTCGGCTCCCAGTTCCTCGCCGACATCGCCGAGTTCTTCCTGCTGTTCCAGACGATGTACGAGGGCTTCGTCGAGCGGGCCACGGCCGTCAGCCGCACGCTCGAGGACCGGCGCACGACGTTCGTGGTGGTGAGCACGCTCGAGGCCGCGCCGGTGCGGGAGGCCGAGTTCTTCATGGGCGCGCTGGCCGACCGCCACTTCCACCTCGGCGCGCTCGTCCTCAACAAGGTGCTGCCGCCCTACCTGCTCGACCGGGACGCCACCGTCGTCGCCCAGCGGCTGTCGGCCGAGCCGGCCTCGCTGGCCGGGGCGGTGGCCGGGGCCGGCGAGCCGGCCCAGGTCGAGCGGGTGCTGAAGGAGGTGGGGGAGAGCTTCCTGAACTTCCAGGTCGTGGCCACGAGGGAGGCCGAGCAGCGGGCGGAGCTGGCGGCCGCCCCCGAGGTCGTCGCCTCCGTCCCCTACTTCGAGGAGGACATCTACGACCTCCACGGGCTGCTGCGGATGGGCGAGCGGCTCTGGCGGTGA